The Desulfofundulus salinus genome includes the window GGCAGTTTACCGGTTTTCCCCGGATCCTCTACCTGGTGGCGGGGATCCTCTTCGTGCTTGGATGCATCCCGGCCATGCCCAATATCCTTTTCCTCCTGCTGTCGGGAATCAGTTTCGTCGCCGGAAGAACCTTAGTGCAGGAAAAGCAAAGGGAGGAGGCCCGCCGGCAGGAGGCCAGGGCCAGGCAGCAGGTGCAGGAAACCCGCCGGGAACCGGAAAACGTGACCACATACTTTCAGGTGGACCCCCTGCAAATTGAAATCGGCTACAACCTCATTCCTTTGACCGACGAGTCCCAGGGCGGGGATCTGCTGCACCGGCTGGCTGCAGTGCGCCGGCAGTGCGCCATAGAAATGGGTATTTACGTGCGGCCCATCCGTATCCGGGACAACCTGCAGCTGGCCCCTAACGCCTATGTCTTTAAAATCCGGGGGGAACAAACCGCCAGTGGAGAATTGATGCCCGGCTACTACCTGGTGATGGACCCCACGGGGCAGGCCACCGGTATACCCGGCATACCCACCAATGAACCCACCTTCGGGCTACCGGCCTGGTGGGTGCCGGCCGGTGAAAAGGAAAGGCTGGAGCTGGCCGGGCTTACGGTGGTGGATCCTTCTACCGTTATGGTTACCCACCTGACGGAATTCATCAAGGCCCACGCCCACGAGCTGCTGGGCCGCCAGGAAGTGAAGGAACTGCTGGAGGCCATTAAAGAGAAGGATCCGGCGGTGGTGGAAGAACTGGTTCCCGATCTGCTGACCCTGGGCGAAGTGCAGAAGGTGCTGCAAAATCTCCTGCGGGAAAGGGTGCCCATCAGAGACCTGGTGACCATTTGCGAGGCCCTGGCCGATGGAGCCCGCTTAAACCGGGACAGCGATTTTCTTACCGAACACGTGCGCAGCCGTCTTTCCCGCACCATCAGCCGGCTCTACCTGACGCCCGAAAACAAACTGGCCGTGCTCACCCTGCACCCCCGGCTGGAGCAAACCATTACGGATTCCATCCAGCAGACCCAGATCGGGGCCTACCCGGTGCTGGAACCCGGGCTGGCCAGAAAGATCCTGGAAAGGCTGCAGGAGCAGGCCGAAAAGATGAACCTGAAGGGCCTGACCCCGGTGGTGCTCTGTTCTCCCCGGATAAGGTTACCCTTCCGGCGCTTGATTGAACGCAGCCTGCCGGCAGTGGCTGTGTTATCCGTGAATGAAATCGCACCCGGTATCGAAGT containing:
- the flhA gene encoding flagellar biosynthesis protein FlhA, which codes for MIIIPMPPRALDVLLSISITLGLVILLITMFTTEPLQFSIFPALLLVTTLYRLALNISSTRLILGQGYAGNVIDAFGHFVAGGNYVVGFIVFIIITVIQFVVITSGAGRVAEVAARFTLDAMPGKQMSIDADFNSGLITEAEARERRRRLQREADFYGAMDGASKFVRGDAIAGIIITLINILGGIAIGTLQMGMPVSEALRTFTVLTIGDGLVTQVPSVLISTAAGILVTRATSDASFGTDISRQFTGFPRILYLVAGILFVLGCIPAMPNILFLLLSGISFVAGRTLVQEKQREEARRQEARARQQVQETRREPENVTTYFQVDPLQIEIGYNLIPLTDESQGGDLLHRLAAVRRQCAIEMGIYVRPIRIRDNLQLAPNAYVFKIRGEQTASGELMPGYYLVMDPTGQATGIPGIPTNEPTFGLPAWWVPAGEKERLELAGLTVVDPSTVMVTHLTEFIKAHAHELLGRQEVKELLEAIKEKDPAVVEELVPDLLTLGEVQKVLQNLLRERVPIRDLVTICEALADGARLNRDSDFLTEHVRSRLSRTISRLYLTPENKLAVLTLHPRLEQTITDSIQQTQIGAYPVLEPGLARKILERLQEQAEKMNLKGLTPVVLCSPRIRLPFRRLIERSLPAVAVLSVNEIAPGIEVEVVGTVIVE